A region of Candidatus Omnitrophota bacterium DNA encodes the following proteins:
- the dsbD gene encoding protein-disulfide reductase DsbD — MKNNILALTLFFISIIPFSAYAQNAEQDKLFAWNASLSQAQAAQGSSITINLDAVIAPDHIIYHDSLKIAAETPVGSAAFAPVYPQPETKIDPIDGAMKAVYHGTVRFQVPIQLAANAPLGEMKFNVSAHFQGCSPTICYFPRTKKIELTLAVVKGTDSAIPAAAQVQTPAPPPASGNNIIENQLSQGFFWALLSLFFAGFLTSLTPCVFPLIPITVSIFGAKDAESRWKAFSLSSVYVLGIVTMYSSLGFAAARTGALFGQFMSNPWAVVPIALFFMAMGASMLGAFELQLPSALQNRLSRAGGRGYPSAFLMGLAAGVIAAPCTGPVLFPLLLFAAKQGNAALGFSLLFVYALGLGSLFLIVGTFSGLISKLPKSGRWMEGVKSFFGIVLFAFALYFLKDAFPFLRPPWEATAMAYIAVGALFVVGTVLGAFHLSFHSPNKITRLKKSAGVLLCVLTIYFAAAAPRSALKSQVPWITNLNQGLADAKAQGKPVMIDFFAEWCTACKEIDAYTYTNPQVGEALRRFVNIKADMTYENEDDVLLKQKYEIAGLPLIVFYDSKGNLMANKRITGFVDAENFLKLIADIP; from the coding sequence ATGAAAAATAATATTCTCGCTCTTACCTTATTCTTCATCTCAATAATTCCATTCAGCGCTTACGCCCAAAACGCCGAACAAGACAAGCTATTCGCGTGGAACGCTTCTCTTTCCCAAGCGCAAGCGGCCCAAGGCTCCTCCATAACGATCAATCTGGATGCCGTTATAGCTCCCGATCACATTATTTACCACGATTCGTTGAAAATCGCCGCCGAGACGCCCGTAGGCTCGGCGGCTTTTGCTCCCGTCTATCCGCAACCGGAAACGAAAATCGATCCTATCGACGGAGCGATGAAAGCCGTTTATCATGGAACCGTTCGTTTTCAAGTCCCCATCCAGCTCGCCGCCAACGCGCCTTTGGGAGAGATGAAGTTCAACGTCTCGGCGCATTTTCAAGGGTGTTCGCCCACGATCTGCTACTTTCCGCGAACGAAAAAAATCGAATTGACGCTCGCCGTGGTCAAAGGAACGGATTCCGCTATTCCTGCGGCGGCGCAAGTTCAAACGCCCGCCCCGCCTCCCGCTTCGGGAAATAACATCATCGAGAATCAACTCTCCCAAGGTTTCTTCTGGGCCTTGCTCAGCCTTTTTTTCGCAGGATTTTTAACCAGTTTGACGCCGTGCGTCTTTCCGCTCATTCCGATTACGGTGAGCATCTTCGGCGCCAAGGACGCCGAAAGCCGTTGGAAAGCCTTTTCCCTCTCGTCGGTTTACGTTCTCGGCATCGTAACGATGTACTCGTCGCTGGGCTTCGCCGCCGCGCGCACCGGGGCTTTGTTCGGCCAATTCATGAGCAATCCCTGGGCCGTCGTTCCCATCGCGCTGTTCTTCATGGCGATGGGCGCCTCCATGCTGGGAGCCTTCGAATTGCAGCTGCCGTCCGCGCTGCAAAACCGGCTTAGCCGGGCGGGAGGCCGGGGTTATCCCAGCGCCTTTCTCATGGGACTGGCGGCGGGAGTCATCGCCGCGCCCTGCACGGGGCCAGTGTTGTTTCCCCTGCTGTTATTCGCCGCCAAGCAAGGAAACGCCGCGCTGGGATTTTCTCTGCTCTTCGTCTATGCGCTGGGCCTAGGTTCTCTGTTTTTGATCGTAGGGACTTTCTCCGGATTGATTTCCAAACTGCCCAAATCGGGGCGATGGATGGAAGGCGTCAAGAGTTTCTTCGGAATCGTGCTCTTCGCATTCGCGCTCTATTTTCTAAAAGACGCTTTTCCTTTCCTGCGTCCGCCTTGGGAGGCCACGGCCATGGCTTATATCGCCGTTGGAGCGTTATTTGTTGTTGGGACGGTTTTAGGCGCATTCCATCTTTCCTTCCATTCGCCGAATAAGATAACGCGGCTTAAAAAGAGCGCGGGAGTTTTGCTTTGCGTTCTGACGATTTATTTCGCCGCCGCCGCCCCTCGCTCCGCCTTGAAGAGCCAAGTGCCATGGATTACGAATTTGAATCAAGGCCTGGCGGACGCCAAAGCGCAAGGCAAACCGGTTATGATCGACTTCTTCGCCGAGTGGTGTACAGCCTGCAAAGAGATCGATGCCTATACCTATACTAATCCCCAAGTAGGCGAAGCCTTGCGCCGTTTCGTCAATATCAAAGCCGATATGACCTATGAAAATGAAGACGATGTTCTTCTGAAACAAAAATACGAAATCGCTGGATTGCCCCTGATCGTTTTTTACGATTCGAAGGGCAATCTGATGGCGAACAAGCGCATAACCGGATTCGTCGATGCAGAGAATTTCTTAAAACTTATTGCGGATATTCCATAA
- a CDS encoding sigma-70 family RNA polymerase sigma factor — protein sequence MLLSDEQLIVESGNGSLLAFELLVQRWDKRMLNYFLRCVGNRDEAEDLRQELFLRIYNHRRSFAPGGSFQAWLYRIATNLVIDKFARKRSPVMRPIDSNDEENCERSLAAADGLSRDEASRREIGRRIEEALDLLPGEMRIALVMRHFENLSFKDIAEVLHLPESTIKTRVYRGLDAMRRELKRLGVLEADCFQTA from the coding sequence ATGTTGCTCTCAGACGAACAATTGATCGTTGAAAGCGGAAATGGCTCTCTATTGGCGTTTGAACTTTTAGTTCAACGTTGGGACAAGCGGATGCTCAACTATTTTCTCCGCTGCGTCGGCAATAGGGACGAAGCGGAAGACCTGCGCCAGGAGTTGTTTCTTCGCATTTACAATCATCGCCGTTCCTTTGCGCCGGGCGGTTCGTTTCAAGCCTGGCTTTACCGCATCGCTACGAATTTAGTCATCGATAAATTTGCCAGAAAACGGAGTCCCGTCATGCGGCCTATCGATTCGAACGATGAGGAAAATTGCGAGCGATCGCTGGCGGCGGCGGACGGCCTTTCGCGCGACGAAGCTTCCCGCCGCGAAATCGGACGCCGCATCGAGGAGGCTCTCGACCTCCTTCCCGGCGAGATGCGCATCGCCCTGGTGATGCGCCATTTCGAAAACCTGAGTTTCAAGGATATAGCGGAAGTTCTTCATTTGCCGGAAAGTACGATTAAAACCCGCGTCTATCGCGGATTGGACGCCATGAGGAGGGAATTGAAGCGGCTTGGCGTTCTGGAAGCGGATTGTTTTCAGACGGCGTAA
- a CDS encoding MFS transporter — protein MRSSSCDRRAVFSWCLYDFANSPFTTLVVTFIYATYFIKAFAADENMGTVLWSRGVTITALASAMLSPFLGAIADRGGFRKAFLFFFTAVAAGGSAMLYTIMPGRTSAALFWFVTANIAFEMGEVFYNAFLPDIAPPEKIGRISGYGWAMGYMGGLMALLIAFAGFVQPSVPWFGFSKELGENIRATNLLVAVWYALFCIPIFLWVKEDRSRACSGGEKILASSVKQLIETFHEIRRYRQIVRLLAARLFYNDGLITIFAFSGIYAKGTFHFADSELLILAICLNIAAGLGAYAMGFWDDRLGGKRTVLISLAGLTLAVIFAVAAQGKAMLWIGGLLAGIFSGPNQSASRSLMGRFVPTDKENEFFGFFAFSGKATAFLGPFLFGVLTQTFASQRAGVAAIIVFFIIGACLLAKVDEAEGLRCAGRSA, from the coding sequence ATGCGATCTTCTTCCTGCGATCGGCGGGCGGTTTTCTCCTGGTGCTTATACGATTTCGCCAATTCCCCCTTTACGACGCTGGTCGTAACTTTTATCTATGCCACATATTTCATTAAGGCTTTCGCAGCGGACGAGAATATGGGAACGGTTCTATGGTCGAGAGGCGTAACGATTACGGCTCTCGCCTCCGCCATGCTTTCGCCGTTTCTGGGCGCCATTGCGGACCGAGGGGGTTTTCGCAAGGCGTTTCTCTTCTTTTTCACCGCCGTCGCGGCGGGAGGATCGGCGATGTTATATACGATTATGCCAGGCCGGACAAGCGCGGCTTTGTTTTGGTTCGTAACGGCCAACATCGCTTTTGAGATGGGAGAAGTTTTTTATAACGCCTTTTTGCCTGACATCGCTCCTCCGGAAAAAATCGGGCGCATATCGGGATATGGCTGGGCGATGGGGTATATGGGAGGATTAATGGCGCTGCTTATCGCCTTCGCCGGTTTCGTTCAACCCAGCGTTCCTTGGTTTGGCTTTTCCAAAGAATTGGGCGAGAACATCCGGGCGACGAACCTGTTGGTGGCTGTGTGGTACGCCCTTTTCTGCATTCCCATTTTTCTTTGGGTGAAAGAAGATCGATCGCGGGCATGTTCGGGGGGAGAAAAAATCCTGGCGTCGAGCGTCAAGCAGTTGATCGAGACGTTTCATGAAATCCGGCGATACCGGCAAATCGTAAGGCTGTTGGCGGCGCGCCTTTTTTATAACGATGGGCTGATTACCATCTTCGCCTTCAGCGGCATCTACGCCAAAGGAACGTTTCATTTCGCCGATTCGGAGTTGTTGATTTTGGCGATTTGTTTGAATATCGCCGCCGGATTGGGAGCGTATGCCATGGGATTTTGGGATGACCGTTTGGGAGGGAAAAGGACGGTCCTCATCAGCCTGGCGGGATTGACGCTGGCCGTCATCTTCGCCGTCGCCGCTCAAGGGAAAGCCATGCTATGGATCGGCGGCCTGTTGGCGGGCATCTTTTCCGGCCCCAACCAATCGGCGAGCCGTTCTTTGATGGGCCGTTTCGTTCCGACGGATAAAGAGAACGAATTTTTCGGTTTTTTCGCTTTTTCCGGCAAAGCCACCGCTTTTTTAGGCCCCTTTTTATTCGGCGTATTGACGCAGACGTTCGCTTCGCAACGCGCAGGCGTCGCCGCCATCATTGTATTCTTTATCATTGGCGCTTGTCTCTTGGCCAAGGTGGATGAAGCGGAAGGACTACGCTGCGCCGGACGATCGGCGTGA
- the secG gene encoding preprotein translocase subunit SecG → MLYYLLCLIHFSICIALVFFILLQANKGLGLSGAFGSFGGSDSVFSTSGSMNILVKITIGLAVTFALTSILLTIVLPPSGAHSIMATQDEQQTGQSVQDLVKQSQATKENAAVPAPGAGAAGTASEKADAGSSPQTSDPQPQAPASNNSQIPAAQGQPAQQGGQP, encoded by the coding sequence ATGCTCTACTATTTACTCTGTCTTATTCATTTTTCTATTTGCATTGCTTTGGTTTTCTTCATTCTGCTGCAAGCGAATAAAGGACTGGGGCTTTCCGGCGCTTTTGGTTCGTTCGGCGGCAGCGACAGCGTCTTCAGTACTTCAGGCTCCATGAATATTCTGGTGAAGATCACTATCGGCTTGGCGGTTACTTTCGCTCTGACGAGCATTCTGTTGACTATCGTCTTGCCTCCTTCCGGAGCGCATAGCATCATGGCGACTCAAGACGAACAACAGACAGGGCAATCCGTGCAGGATTTGGTGAAACAAAGCCAGGCTACCAAAGAGAACGCCGCCGTTCCAGCTCCCGGCGCAGGCGCGGCGGGAACCGCCTCGGAAAAAGCGGACGCAGGTTCCAGCCCCCAAACTTCAGATCCTCAACCGCAAGCGCCTGCTTCCAATAATTCTCAGATTCCCGCTGCTCAAGGACAACCGGCCCAGCAGGGAGGACAGCCGTAA
- a CDS encoding phosphoglycerate kinase: MNKKTIDDINPQGKRVLVRVDFNVPLDAAANVTDDTRIRAAIPTIQSLMDRGGRVILMSHLGRPKGQVKEEFRLAPAAKRLGELLGKPVAALKDCVGSDVAQAVSAMKDGDVVMLENLRFHPEEEKNDPEFCKQLASLGDLYVNDAFGTAHRAHASTEGVTRFFKENAAGYLMQKELEYLIGALEAPQRPFLAILGGLKISGKIDVITNLLDKVDGILIGGAMAYTLLKVKGVEVGGSIVEEEKLDVAKQVLEAVEKKGVKFLLPVDHKAAAEVKEGVEPQVINASSIPSGLKGVDIGPATIAKYKEEIAKAKTIVWNGPMGVFEIPAFAEGTMSIANAVASSNAVSIVGGGDSVSAVHKAGVSDKISHISTGGGASLELLEGKLLPGVAALSDK; the protein is encoded by the coding sequence ATGAACAAGAAAACGATCGACGATATCAATCCTCAAGGAAAGCGCGTTCTCGTACGCGTGGATTTTAACGTCCCCTTGGACGCGGCAGCGAACGTTACGGACGATACCCGCATCCGCGCCGCCATCCCTACGATTCAATCCCTAATGGATCGGGGCGGCCGCGTGATCCTGATGTCCCATCTGGGACGTCCCAAAGGCCAGGTCAAAGAGGAATTCCGCTTGGCGCCCGCCGCCAAACGGTTGGGTGAATTATTGGGCAAACCGGTCGCCGCCCTCAAGGATTGCGTCGGGAGCGATGTCGCCCAGGCCGTATCCGCCATGAAAGACGGCGACGTTGTCATGCTGGAGAATCTTCGCTTCCATCCCGAAGAGGAGAAGAACGATCCCGAATTTTGCAAACAACTAGCATCATTAGGCGACCTTTACGTCAACGACGCTTTCGGCACGGCTCACCGCGCCCACGCTTCCACGGAAGGCGTTACTCGCTTCTTCAAGGAAAACGCCGCCGGGTATTTAATGCAGAAAGAACTGGAGTATCTCATCGGCGCGTTGGAGGCGCCCCAACGTCCTTTCCTCGCTATTCTCGGCGGATTAAAAATTTCCGGCAAAATCGACGTTATCACCAACTTGCTCGATAAAGTGGACGGCATTCTCATCGGCGGCGCCATGGCGTATACTTTGTTGAAGGTCAAGGGCGTCGAAGTGGGCGGTTCCATCGTTGAAGAAGAGAAACTGGACGTCGCAAAGCAGGTGTTGGAAGCGGTGGAGAAAAAAGGCGTCAAGTTTCTGCTGCCGGTAGATCATAAAGCGGCCGCCGAAGTGAAAGAGGGCGTGGAACCGCAAGTTATTAACGCTTCCTCGATTCCTAGCGGCCTTAAAGGCGTCGATATCGGCCCTGCTACGATTGCGAAATACAAAGAAGAGATCGCCAAGGCCAAGACTATCGTCTGGAACGGACCTATGGGCGTTTTTGAAATTCCCGCTTTCGCCGAAGGGACGATGAGCATCGCCAATGCGGTGGCTTCGTCCAACGCCGTGTCCATCGTCGGCGGCGGCGATTCGGTCTCGGCGGTTCACAAAGCCGGCGTAAGCGATAAAATTTCTCATATCAGCACGGGAGGAGGCGCCTCGTTGGAACTGCTCGAAGGGAAGCTTCTTCCCGGCGTGGCGGCTCTCTCGGATAAATAA
- the gap gene encoding type I glyceraldehyde-3-phosphate dehydrogenase, translating into MAIKVGINGFGRIGRLVARAAMKAGGIEIVGINDITDAKTLAYLYKYDSIHGIYGGSVAAKGEDLVIDGAAIPVCAEKDPANLPWAKLGAQIVVESTGLFTDRAKAAAHMKAGAKKVIISAPSKDCDVTIVMGVNDGIYDGSKHDVLSNASCTTNCLAPVVKVLHEKFGIKRGLMTTIHSYTNDQKILDQPHKDLRRARAAALNMIPTKTGAAAAIGLVMPELNGKLDGFSMRVPTPNVSVVDLTAELGQAVTVDEINAAVKAAAEGSMKGILMYCDEPLVSGDFNGNPHSSIFDSLYTRVIDKTFIKILSWYDNEWGFSNRVVDLIKMIA; encoded by the coding sequence ATGGCGATTAAAGTAGGAATCAATGGATTTGGACGAATCGGAAGACTGGTAGCGCGGGCGGCTATGAAAGCGGGCGGCATCGAGATCGTCGGCATCAACGATATTACCGACGCTAAGACGCTGGCCTACCTTTACAAATACGATTCCATCCATGGAATTTACGGCGGATCCGTCGCCGCTAAAGGAGAAGACCTGGTGATCGATGGCGCCGCTATTCCCGTTTGCGCGGAAAAGGATCCCGCCAATTTGCCCTGGGCCAAATTGGGGGCGCAAATCGTAGTCGAATCCACCGGCTTGTTTACCGATCGCGCCAAAGCGGCCGCCCATATGAAAGCGGGCGCCAAAAAGGTCATCATCAGCGCTCCTTCCAAGGACTGCGACGTTACCATTGTTATGGGCGTGAACGACGGCATCTATGACGGTTCCAAGCATGACGTGTTATCCAACGCTTCCTGCACCACTAACTGCCTGGCGCCGGTCGTCAAAGTTTTACACGAAAAATTCGGCATCAAGCGCGGCCTCATGACCACCATCCACTCCTACACCAACGATCAGAAAATTTTGGATCAACCTCATAAAGATTTGCGCCGCGCCCGCGCCGCCGCTTTGAATATGATTCCCACCAAAACTGGCGCCGCCGCCGCTATTGGCCTGGTTATGCCGGAATTGAACGGCAAGCTGGACGGCTTCTCCATGCGCGTCCCCACTCCTAACGTTTCCGTGGTCGATTTGACCGCCGAGTTGGGTCAAGCGGTGACTGTCGATGAAATCAACGCGGCCGTGAAAGCGGCGGCGGAAGGTTCCATGAAAGGCATTCTGATGTATTGCGACGAGCCGCTGGTATCCGGCGACTTCAACGGCAATCCGCACTCTTCCATCTTCGATTCGCTATACACCAGAGTGATCGACAAGACGTTTATCAAGATTCTTTCTTGGTACGACAACGAATGGGGCTTCTCCAACCGCGTCGTCGATCTGATTAAGATGATCGCGTAA
- a CDS encoding sigma-54 dependent transcriptional regulator: MMDKFNEILLDVWREACRHIEISESTVTIAQMLVRHLPLSQVIVMRVNPERSRLDAAAFGLSAPPPLLGETGRECSSAQMKALQNWRINGGVRHRLGDRPFAPDLNFLLPMNREADFLAGPLRCPSGALGILLLIAAPGRDFQERHALMMEILLEPFAIALDNDHRLREMAALREAAEADKRSLLNRLGRRDLGDTIIGADTTLRSVMERVDRVAASNVPVLIFGETGTGKELVARAIHKRSPRASGPIMRVNCGAIPPELIDSQLFGHERGAFTGAVETYRGWFERADEGTLFLDEIGELPLNVQVRLLRILQDGWLERVGGRQPIKVDVRLVAATHRDLASMVGEGRFREDLWYRIAVFPIFLPPLRDRFEDMPVMANYFAERSAIRFGLPALLPTQEDIELLTSYSWPGNIRELGAIMDRAALIGNGRRLDVAKALGVMNLTAGKPSKAFFEGETPPTSDFAFLPLDEAVRRHIEAALVRTNGRIEGRNGAAALLRINPHTLRARMRKLRIDWRRFRFSSPASETEKNPPPSALQWP, from the coding sequence ATGATGGATAAGTTTAATGAAATCCTTCTCGATGTATGGCGCGAGGCCTGCCGTCATATTGAGATTAGCGAATCTACCGTTACCATCGCCCAAATGCTGGTGCGCCATCTTCCTCTCTCTCAGGTTATTGTAATGCGCGTCAATCCCGAACGTTCGCGTCTGGACGCGGCGGCCTTCGGCTTATCGGCGCCTCCGCCTCTTCTGGGCGAAACGGGGCGGGAATGTTCTTCGGCTCAAATGAAAGCGCTGCAAAATTGGCGCATTAACGGCGGAGTAAGGCATCGGCTAGGGGATAGGCCGTTTGCTCCGGATTTGAACTTTCTCTTGCCAATGAATAGGGAAGCCGATTTTTTGGCCGGACCTTTGCGCTGTCCCAGCGGCGCATTGGGAATTCTACTTCTAATCGCCGCGCCGGGCCGAGATTTCCAGGAACGCCATGCGCTTATGATGGAGATTCTCCTCGAGCCGTTCGCCATCGCTTTGGACAACGATCATCGGCTGCGGGAAATGGCCGCTTTGCGCGAGGCGGCGGAAGCGGACAAGCGTTCGTTGCTCAACCGCCTTGGCCGCCGCGATCTGGGCGATACCATCATCGGCGCGGATACGACGTTGCGTTCCGTCATGGAGCGCGTCGACCGCGTCGCCGCTTCCAATGTTCCCGTGTTGATCTTCGGCGAAACGGGCACAGGCAAGGAACTAGTCGCCCGCGCCATTCACAAACGCTCTCCTCGCGCTTCCGGTCCTATCATGCGCGTGAATTGCGGCGCCATTCCGCCGGAACTGATCGACTCGCAACTTTTCGGACATGAGCGCGGCGCTTTCACCGGGGCGGTGGAGACTTATCGAGGATGGTTCGAGCGAGCCGATGAAGGCACGCTTTTCCTGGATGAAATCGGGGAATTGCCTCTGAATGTCCAGGTTCGGCTGTTGCGCATCCTGCAGGACGGCTGGCTGGAGCGCGTCGGGGGACGCCAACCTATCAAGGTCGATGTTCGTCTCGTCGCCGCTACGCATCGGGATTTGGCTTCCATGGTCGGCGAAGGACGATTCCGGGAAGATTTGTGGTATCGCATCGCCGTCTTTCCCATTTTCCTGCCCCCCTTGCGCGACCGGTTCGAAGATATGCCGGTTATGGCGAACTATTTCGCCGAACGTTCCGCTATTCGTTTCGGTCTGCCGGCGCTATTGCCCACGCAAGAAGATATCGAATTGCTGACTTCCTATTCCTGGCCGGGAAACATCCGCGAGTTGGGCGCCATCATGGACAGGGCGGCTTTGATCGGCAACGGACGGCGTTTGGATGTGGCCAAGGCGTTAGGAGTGATGAACCTGACAGCGGGCAAACCGTCGAAGGCGTTTTTCGAAGGGGAGACGCCGCCCACTTCGGATTTTGCTTTTCTTCCCCTTGACGAGGCGGTTCGACGCCATATCGAAGCCGCTCTCGTGAGAACGAATGGGCGCATCGAAGGCCGGAACGGCGCAGCGGCCCTTTTGCGCATCAATCCACATACGTTGCGGGCGCGAATGCGAAAGTTGCGCATCGATTGGCGGCGCTTCCGCTTTTCATCGCCAGCTTCGGAGACGGAGAAAAATCCTCCCCCTTCCGCTCTCCAATGGCCATAA
- a CDS encoding sulfate ABC transporter substrate-binding protein, whose protein sequence is MSAKCHFKRWLIAVVVSFIGSWAPDSAKAETELLNVSYDPTREFYHEYNQIFQAYWKEKAGQEIVIRQSHGGSGKQARAVIDGLEADVVTLALAYDIDAIHKNADLLPENWQSRLPNNSCPYTSTIIFLVRKGNPKGIRDWDDLAKPGVSIITPNPKTSGGARWNYLATWGYAMKKWNNDEVKAKEFVGKIFQNVPVLDTGARGSTNTFLRGMGDVMLAWENEALLVVNRIGKHNYEIVIPSLSIVAEPPVALIDKNVDKHKTREAAEAYLNNLYGEKGQNLCAKHYYRPSDAKILDKNKKIFPEVKTFTIEEMFGGWAKAQETHFSDGGVFDQLYQTK, encoded by the coding sequence ATGTCGGCAAAATGTCATTTTAAAAGATGGTTAATTGCAGTGGTAGTATCATTCATTGGGAGCTGGGCGCCGGATTCGGCGAAAGCGGAGACAGAATTGCTTAACGTCTCCTACGATCCGACGCGGGAGTTTTATCACGAGTACAACCAAATCTTTCAAGCCTATTGGAAAGAAAAGGCGGGACAGGAGATCGTTATTCGCCAATCGCATGGGGGATCGGGAAAACAAGCGCGGGCGGTCATCGATGGCCTGGAAGCGGACGTAGTAACGTTAGCCCTAGCCTACGACATCGACGCCATCCATAAAAACGCCGATCTCCTGCCGGAAAACTGGCAATCGCGGCTGCCGAACAACAGCTGCCCCTATACGTCAACTATTATTTTCCTCGTCCGCAAAGGCAATCCCAAAGGAATCCGCGATTGGGACGATTTGGCGAAGCCCGGCGTTTCCATCATTACTCCCAATCCGAAGACATCCGGCGGTGCGCGATGGAATTATCTGGCCACGTGGGGCTACGCCATGAAAAAGTGGAACAACGACGAAGTAAAAGCCAAAGAATTCGTTGGCAAAATTTTCCAGAACGTCCCGGTGCTTGATACGGGAGCGCGAGGGTCTACGAACACCTTCCTGCGGGGCATGGGCGATGTCATGCTCGCTTGGGAAAACGAAGCCCTGCTTGTCGTCAACCGCATCGGCAAGCACAATTATGAAATCGTCATCCCCTCCCTCAGCATCGTAGCTGAACCGCCCGTGGCTCTCATCGACAAAAACGTCGATAAACATAAAACCCGCGAGGCGGCGGAAGCCTATTTGAACAATCTTTATGGCGAAAAAGGGCAAAATCTATGCGCGAAACATTATTACCGTCCCTCGGACGCCAAAATTCTGGATAAAAATAAGAAGATTTTTCCCGAAGTAAAAACCTTCACCATCGAGGAGATGTTCGGCGGTTGGGCGAAAGCGCAGGAAACGCATTTTTCCGACGGCGGCGTATTCGATCAACTCTATCAGACAAAATGA
- a CDS encoding porin, producing the protein MKATIHHFLLSAIALFFIVPISANAQSNLSDEVKELKQMVKQLQQRIEELETAQKKESAPLPSSKPAAASPETKKSGASIQATWNKGLEFQTQDGSTRIKLGGRVQSDWYTGNIEDNDFPDGTRFRRVWLRLNGKIYDDTIFDWQYDFSDNGQAKLKDLYIGYTGLDWATIRVGQFREPFGLEQLTNSSHITLMERAPLDLLTPSRQTGVMLDDEILGKRMTWALGAFKNSNAFGNGFENDDVNGDWAVTGRLTGLPWFEDGGKRLLHLGASYSHRDWGGDPFRIQARGSFCRGNILVDTGTDNAAYNVDQFELFGAEAALVLGPLSLQSEYVLNDLQSSGFGDQTYDGAYAQISYFLTGEYRPYQAGRFVTPSPKRNFGKDGGWGAWELAFRYGWLDLDDTPVTAAKGGELNDYAFGVNWYMNPNFRMIWNYVHSESSGANPDDLAADIFQMRFDLCF; encoded by the coding sequence ATGAAAGCAACGATCCATCATTTTTTACTCTCGGCCATCGCATTATTTTTTATTGTCCCGATAAGCGCGAATGCTCAATCCAATCTCTCGGATGAAGTAAAGGAATTGAAGCAGATGGTGAAGCAGCTGCAGCAAAGGATCGAAGAGTTAGAAACCGCGCAAAAGAAGGAAAGCGCGCCTTTGCCTTCCTCGAAACCCGCCGCCGCTTCCCCCGAAACGAAAAAAAGCGGCGCCTCTATTCAGGCAACATGGAATAAGGGATTGGAATTTCAAACTCAAGACGGCTCCACAAGAATCAAACTCGGAGGCCGCGTGCAAAGCGATTGGTATACGGGAAATATAGAGGATAACGATTTCCCCGATGGAACCCGTTTCCGCCGCGTATGGCTGCGGCTGAACGGAAAAATCTACGACGATACGATCTTCGATTGGCAATACGATTTTTCCGATAATGGACAAGCGAAGTTGAAGGACTTGTATATCGGATATACCGGCCTGGATTGGGCGACCATTCGCGTCGGCCAGTTTCGAGAACCTTTCGGTTTGGAACAATTGACGAACTCCAGCCACATCACCCTCATGGAGCGGGCGCCGCTCGATCTTCTCACGCCCAGCCGTCAAACCGGCGTAATGTTGGATGATGAAATTCTCGGCAAACGGATGACTTGGGCTTTAGGAGCCTTTAAAAATTCGAATGCCTTCGGCAACGGCTTCGAAAACGACGACGTCAATGGAGATTGGGCGGTAACCGGACGTTTAACCGGCTTGCCTTGGTTTGAGGACGGCGGTAAGCGCCTGCTGCATTTGGGGGCGAGTTACAGCCACCGCGATTGGGGCGGCGATCCCTTCCGCATCCAAGCGCGGGGATCGTTTTGCAGAGGGAACATTCTCGTCGATACGGGAACGGACAACGCCGCATACAATGTGGATCAATTCGAACTTTTTGGAGCAGAAGCGGCGCTCGTTCTCGGCCCTCTTTCCTTGCAAAGCGAGTACGTCCTCAACGATCTGCAATCGTCCGGTTTCGGGGATCAGACCTACGACGGCGCCTACGCTCAAATCAGCTACTTTCTTACCGGCGAATATCGCCCCTATCAGGCGGGAAGATTCGTCACTCCTTCGCCAAAGCGCAATTTCGGCAAGGATGGAGGCTGGGGCGCGTGGGAATTGGCGTTCCGCTACGGCTGGCTCGATCTCGATGATACTCCCGTAACCGCAGCGAAAGGCGGCGAATTGAACGATTACGCATTCGGCGTGAATTGGTACATGAATCCCAATTTCAGGATGATATGGAACTACGTTCATTCCGAATCCAGCGGAGCGAATCCGGACGACCTCGCGGCGGATATATTCCAAATGCGCTTCGATCTTTGTTTTTAA